From a single Marinobacter sp. THAF197a genomic region:
- a CDS encoding MHYT domain-containing protein → MLALDHFFVLNPTTEKLVTGQYDARLVVLSLLIAVGASYMALTLAAAARRSSTVFVHRMHLFSGSASLGFGIWSMHFIGMLAFEVPTHVHYHPWITALSSAPSLLASWVALSLLSKQEITAPRLLSGGVVVGAGIGAMHYLGMAAMEIGPALRYDPLLFALSIVVAVLLGTLALWISFGLRQRTRMRGFSRRLLAGTVMGLAIAGMHYTAMEAARFIGQPDPDFLPGSNQHTALALAIAFITVGLSLMAAGINAIVRYRALMRRSLETASELQAIVDAAVDGIVKISDRGIVLSFNESAERIFGYRASEVVGKNVRMLMPNPHQDAHDSYLKNYLHTGERKIIGSGREVWALHKDGHQIPVRLAIGEARLGGISTFVGFISDITERHRMETDLRRAKEEAEQAAAAKSAFLANMSHEIRTPMNAIIGFTDLVLDTPLNESQARHLGVVKTSARSLLNLLNDILDTAKLDGGHTELEHRDFSLRALCEQIIATQSLNARRKGLFLKLDYQAQEHFKGDPLRIQQVLLNLLSNAVKFTQTGGVTLTVQQLEPEEVAILIEDTGIGIAADRIDTIFEPFTQADASMTRRFGGTGLGTTIARQLAELMGGQIAVTSALGQGSTFRVSLPLQPGQPVAEEHHSDHETSLPPLRILVADDVPQNLELLSTLLAQRKHMVTTASDGREALERSYRQAFDLILMDVQMPEMNGHEATRAIRQREAAENRHYTPVIALTASVLEDDRRQALESGMDGFAIKPIDISELTREIARVLGIKAGPAVDRQAIHELTVVDDNVVSQLWPDAIAHQQAVARFLNSEDNQPDTLRQQTHGTDAASLTHRLRGVAGNLGLKALVNTLESLESALSHNQPVADHLWQSLDHRYSDIRAWLETHPAMGQPDTKLENISAEQPSSAALNEVIDRLQHGELPDRLFAHLKPGLPEPLASDVADAMAEFEPEKAADLLQQYRDALEEHS, encoded by the coding sequence TTGCTGGCGCTTGATCATTTTTTCGTTCTGAACCCGACCACAGAGAAACTGGTCACCGGCCAATACGATGCCAGACTGGTTGTTCTATCGCTGTTGATTGCCGTTGGGGCATCCTACATGGCGCTGACTCTGGCGGCAGCGGCAAGGCGAAGCAGCACCGTGTTCGTTCATCGCATGCATCTTTTCAGCGGTTCGGCTTCACTCGGCTTTGGCATCTGGTCAATGCACTTTATTGGCATGCTGGCGTTTGAAGTGCCGACCCATGTGCACTATCACCCGTGGATCACTGCGTTGTCCTCCGCTCCCAGTCTGCTTGCCTCATGGGTTGCGCTCAGTCTGTTATCGAAGCAGGAGATCACCGCCCCAAGATTGCTCAGCGGCGGCGTGGTGGTAGGTGCCGGCATCGGTGCCATGCATTATCTGGGTATGGCCGCGATGGAAATCGGTCCTGCCCTGCGCTATGACCCGCTCTTGTTCGCTCTGTCCATTGTCGTTGCGGTGCTGCTGGGTACGCTCGCGTTATGGATCAGTTTCGGTTTACGCCAAAGAACCCGGATGCGCGGTTTCAGTCGCCGACTGCTGGCAGGCACCGTCATGGGACTGGCCATCGCCGGCATGCATTACACGGCCATGGAGGCTGCCCGATTTATCGGACAGCCCGACCCGGATTTTCTTCCCGGCAGCAACCAGCATACCGCTCTCGCTCTTGCCATTGCGTTCATTACTGTTGGGCTCAGCCTGATGGCTGCCGGTATAAATGCCATAGTCCGCTACCGGGCACTGATGAGGCGTAGTCTCGAAACCGCGAGTGAACTACAAGCCATCGTCGATGCGGCCGTCGACGGCATTGTCAAAATCTCCGACCGAGGCATCGTTTTATCGTTCAACGAATCCGCTGAGCGGATTTTCGGTTACCGTGCAAGCGAAGTGGTCGGCAAGAATGTGCGTATGCTGATGCCCAACCCCCATCAGGATGCCCACGACAGCTACCTCAAAAACTATCTGCACACCGGCGAACGTAAAATCATCGGCTCTGGCCGGGAAGTCTGGGCGCTCCACAAGGATGGTCACCAGATACCCGTGCGTCTGGCCATTGGCGAAGCCAGGCTTGGCGGCATCAGCACCTTCGTTGGCTTTATAAGTGACATTACCGAACGGCACCGGATGGAGACGGACCTTCGGCGGGCCAAGGAAGAGGCAGAGCAGGCCGCCGCCGCCAAAAGCGCCTTCCTGGCAAACATGAGCCACGAGATTCGCACCCCGATGAACGCCATCATCGGGTTCACCGATCTGGTGCTGGATACCCCGCTGAATGAGTCCCAGGCCAGGCATCTGGGCGTGGTAAAAACTTCAGCCCGGTCACTGCTCAACCTGCTCAATGATATTCTGGATACTGCCAAACTGGACGGCGGCCACACCGAACTGGAGCACCGGGATTTCAGCCTGCGGGCGCTGTGCGAACAAATCATCGCAACCCAGTCGCTGAATGCCAGGCGCAAAGGGCTATTCCTGAAGCTGGATTACCAGGCACAGGAACACTTCAAGGGCGACCCGCTCAGAATCCAGCAGGTACTGCTTAACCTGCTCAGTAATGCCGTCAAATTCACCCAAACCGGCGGCGTTACCCTGACGGTTCAGCAACTGGAGCCCGAAGAAGTGGCCATCCTGATCGAAGATACCGGCATCGGTATTGCTGCCGACAGAATCGATACGATATTCGAGCCTTTTACCCAGGCCGACGCCAGCATGACCCGGCGATTTGGAGGTACCGGCCTTGGCACCACCATTGCCCGGCAACTGGCAGAGCTGATGGGTGGCCAGATCGCGGTGACCAGCGCGCTCGGCCAGGGCTCGACCTTTCGGGTGAGCCTGCCACTGCAACCGGGGCAACCGGTGGCGGAGGAACACCATTCTGATCATGAAACCAGCCTGCCACCGCTTCGTATTCTGGTGGCCGACGATGTACCCCAGAACCTGGAGCTGCTTTCAACCCTACTGGCGCAACGCAAACACATGGTTACCACGGCCAGTGATGGTCGCGAAGCCCTTGAGCGATCCTACCGCCAGGCCTTTGATCTGATCCTGATGGATGTCCAGATGCCGGAGATGAACGGGCACGAGGCCACCCGAGCAATCCGGCAGCGTGAGGCGGCCGAGAACCGCCATTACACCCCGGTGATAGCATTGACTGCCAGCGTTCTGGAGGACGACCGCAGGCAGGCTCTCGAATCCGGCATGGACGGCTTTGCCATCAAGCCCATTGATATATCGGAACTGACCCGGGAAATTGCGCGAGTATTGGGTATTAAGGCCGGCCCCGCTGTTGACCGGCAAGCGATCCACGAACTGACCGTGGTTGATGATAACGTGGTCTCCCAGCTCTGGCCCGATGCAATCGCCCACCAGCAGGCAGTCGCCCGTTTTCTGAACTCAGAGGATAACCAGCCCGATACGCTTCGCCAACAAACCCATGGGACGGATGCCGCTAGCCTGACCCATCGCCTGCGTGGTGTTGCAGGCAATCTGGGGCTCAAAGCTCTGGTTAACACCCTCGAATCCCTTGAGTCTGCCTTGTCCCACAACCAGCCGGTTGCTGATCACCTGTGGCAATCTCTGGACCATCGCTACTCAGATATCCGGGCCTGGCTCGAAACCCACCCGGCCATGGGCCAGCCCGACACAAAACTCGAAAACATATCGGCAGAACAGCCAAGCAGCGCCGCTCTGAACGAAGTCATTGATCGCTTGCAGCACGGCGAGCTGCCCGACCGTCTGTTCGCACACTTGAAACCCGGACTACCAGAGCCGCTTGCCAGCGATGTTGCCGATGCCATGGCGGAGTTTGAGCCAGAGAAAGCCGCAGACCTGTTACAGCAGTATCGAGATGCCCTCGAGGAGCATTCATGA
- a CDS encoding response regulator has protein sequence MIKDTRTLLVVDDEPANLQVIRNILSDNYRTLFAKDGERALELASAEKPDLILLDVMMPGMTGHQVCQRLKANPETRNIPVIFVTALADTDDEAKGFELGAVDYITKPVSASIVLARVKTHLSLVRMDELVETRLAVVQMLGRAAEYKDNETGLHVIRMSHFSRLIALETGMSEAWSDTLLNAAPMHDVGKIGIPDAILQKPGKLDPDEWAVMQRHAEIGAEIIGEDGSDLLNMAREVALNHHEKWDGSGYPRGLKGNAIPVSARIVALADVFDALTSERPYKKAWPIDQATNLIREQSGQHFDPQLVEAFFRCLPAILEVRNRWQEDRAD, from the coding sequence ATGATCAAAGACACCCGCACCCTGTTGGTGGTGGATGACGAACCGGCCAACCTCCAGGTCATTCGAAATATTCTTTCTGACAATTACCGGACGCTGTTCGCAAAAGACGGCGAGCGAGCGCTGGAGCTGGCTTCGGCAGAGAAACCAGACCTGATCCTGCTGGATGTGATGATGCCCGGAATGACTGGCCATCAGGTTTGTCAGCGACTGAAAGCAAACCCGGAGACTCGAAACATCCCCGTGATTTTCGTCACTGCACTGGCCGATACAGACGACGAGGCAAAAGGATTTGAGCTGGGCGCGGTGGACTACATCACCAAACCGGTGAGCGCATCAATAGTCCTGGCCAGGGTTAAAACCCACCTGTCTCTGGTACGCATGGACGAGCTGGTGGAAACCCGGCTCGCGGTGGTTCAGATGCTGGGGCGCGCTGCCGAATACAAGGACAACGAAACCGGCCTGCACGTTATCCGCATGAGCCACTTTTCCCGGCTGATTGCCCTGGAAACCGGAATGAGTGAGGCCTGGTCCGACACCCTACTCAACGCAGCGCCCATGCACGACGTCGGTAAGATCGGCATCCCCGACGCCATTCTGCAAAAACCCGGAAAACTCGACCCGGATGAATGGGCCGTGATGCAACGCCATGCCGAGATCGGCGCAGAAATCATTGGTGAGGATGGCTCAGACCTGCTTAACATGGCGCGGGAAGTTGCCCTTAACCACCATGAGAAGTGGGACGGAAGCGGCTACCCAAGAGGTCTGAAAGGAAACGCCATTCCTGTCTCTGCAAGAATTGTCGCACTCGCCGATGTATTCGATGCGCTGACCAGCGAGCGCCCCTATAAAAAAGCCTGGCCCATTGACCAGGCGACCAATCTGATTCGCGAGCAAAGCGGCCAGCATTTTGACCCACAACTAGTTGAAGCCTTTTTTCGCTGCCTGCCGGCGATACTGGAGGTCCGCAACAGATGGCAAGAGGACCGTGCAGACTAA